AATTTATTGTTTTTACGCTCTGCATCACCTAAGCCTACCAGTGCATAATTATTTGTAGGATCAAGTTCCAATATTTTTTTAAAAACATTGATTGCTTCGGTAATACTGTTGCCTTTTAAAAGGGAGTAGGCCTGCTTTGAAAGTTCGGATATTTCAACCTGTTTTGAATTCTCCGGGCTGAATATGTCATCACTAAAGGATGGTCTATTTATAAAATCAGATTCCCCAAGGTCTGGAATCTCTTCATCTAAATTGTTTTCAGAAATTTCTGTAGTCTTATCCGGATTATCCATATTGGCTAATTCTTTTCCATGTTTGATGTCTGACATTAATCCTCCATAAATGTGTGTACGTACATCTAAAATTAATTAAACGCTGCAAATTTTTAAATAAGCATACGTATAATTTCCGCCAACTTATCCAGCAAAATACCTTCTTTATGGATATTATGAGCCAGATGATAAAATTTTAATGCTTTCAGGTGTTCATTTTGGTTTGTGTAGTAGTCGCCTATTCTTGCAAGGCCATCCGAATAACCGGTTGTAATAAAAATTCTTTCTGCAGCAGCTATGTCCTTTTTATTGTAAAGTTCATTACCTCGAAGGTTGAGTTTTGCCTTTTGTTCTGCGCTCAAGTTTTTAACAGGCAATTCGCTTGTTTTTATAAAGCCTTCTTTAATTTTTTGCAATATTCTTCCCTTTAAATGTACTTATATAAATATTTAAATTTCGTATTGTACGACTGTAAAAATAACAAGCATTGATAAATCTTAAACAGCATTAATTGCAAAATGTTACAATCAAAAACCTATTCCAATGGGAAGGCAAAGTATAACAAATCAATATAAAGCCGATCTTACTTGTATAATCAACCCTCTAATATTATACACTAATTTTTGATTTAATTCAATAACTAATGGAAGAAAAGTATAACCAAAGAGTAGAATTTGGACGACTCTTTGGTTATCCGGAAAATTTATTTTTAAATATTATTCATCAAAATCATCATAATCCAAGTCATCATCGTCATCATATTCGAAGTCTTCGTCATCAAAGTCGTCGTCAAAATCATCATCATCGTCAAAGTCGTCATCATCAAAATCGTCAAAGTCATCATCAAAATCATCATCATCGTCGAAATCGTCAAAATCATCATCGAAATCGTCGTCATCAAAGTCATCATTGTAAGAATCACTAAAAATTAAGGCATTATCGAATTTTTCCAATTCAAGATTTTCAAGCATAAACAACCCCTTGTACTACTATTTAGTTTATATCTATATAATTATAATAGATGAGAGCTCGCATTTTTGTCAACTAGATAATATCAAATTCTTGCCTTTTTTATATAATTTATTGCCTGATTTTGTATACTATTAGGCCGGAGCGGCCTGTTTCAAAAAATCTTTGCTCTTCCCAGGCCGAAACTATAATATCTTTTCCGATTACAAAATATGTATAAATAAATCCTTCGGGGAGAGCAGGAAGGGAGGTTTCTTTCCATTCTTGCGTTTCCGGATCTGCATAAAAAAGCCTGCCGGTTTCTAAAAGAACGGCCTTAAAAGTATTTTGATCGTTTTCAGGCGTAAATTCACATACCGAGGCTGTAATTTCAAAGTCTCCTGCATATGAGGTATCGGAATTTCGGTAAAAAATCACCTGCTTTGTTTTTAACTCTTCCGAAAATATCTCCGCTTTTACGTTTTTTGCAGTCATTTTGAGAATTTTACCTATGCCGCTCTCATCCTGAAAGACTGTAGCAGGAGAAGAGGCATCGATAAATTCTTCTTGACTTATCACTGAAAAGTTTCCTTTTAATAGGTCTTCAAAAGCGGGAAAGGAAAAATAGTCGAATTCTACACGGCCGTCTTGTTCCGTTTTAAAAGCCGCAAACCATTTTTTATTAAATTCCAAGGCTGAAAGTTGTGAAATATTTTTAAGATTAAAGGTTTGGGGATTGATGAGGCTTAAAAGCTCTCCGTTTACGCTATTATAGCGTAAGAGGCTTGATGGGCTTTCATCCTGAAGAATGGAGGAAAAGATTGTGTTTGTATATAATCTTATAAGGCTTCCAATGTCGGTTTTGTAAAAGCCTTCAGCCGTTTTTGTATAAAATTCGCTTTTGATTTCTATTTTAGGTTCTTCTTCAATGGAAAATGCAGGTAAAATCCCTGCCTTATTTACAAGAAATAGGGGCGGATCATACATTAGCCCCAATCCTGAAACTCTTACAGCTTCCGTCCACGGTAGAAAATCCGTTTTGGGAGCTTTTTCGGGAGAATCCGTTTGCTTTAAACATGGAGTTTCCGATTCTTCATCTTGAGTAAAATAATACCAGACCGTGCTTACAGGTTCGGTTTCCGCTTCGGTGTTTTCTGTTGGAGAGACTGTTTCAGGTTCGGCCTCTTTGTTTGCACAAGCGGCAAATAAGAGGACCGAAGCCAGAAGCACAGGAAAAACCCGTACTTTAAATAGATTATGCAAGGGCGATTACTTCTATTTCGACGAGGGCGTCTTTAGGAAGACGGGCAACCTGTACGGCCGATCTTGAAGGATGGTTTGAAGAGCCGAAGATTTCTGCATATACCTCGTTCATTGCTGCAAAGTTATTCATATCGCTTAAAAAAACGGTGGTTTTGATTACCTTGTCGATGCTTGTTCCTGCCTGTTCCAAAATTGCCTTTACGTTGAGCAAGGACTGGCGTGTTTGGGCTTTAATTCCTTCAGGAAAGGCTCCCGTAGCAGGATCCAAGGGGATTTGTCCCGATGTAAATACAAAACCGTTTGCCTTAATTCCCTGAGAATAGGGGCCGATGGCTGAAGGTGCCTTGTTTGTTGCGATAATTTCTTTCATTTAAAACTCCTTAAAACAAATTTTATGCGTTTATTTTACTCGTTTAAGGTCTCATAGTCAAGCCGAAGTTAAGTTCGTTTTATACGTTTAAAAAGTTCGGCGCGGTCGATTATAAAATAGAGGGGGCGGCCGTGGGGGCAGAGCGGTTCGGGGAGGGCGAAGGTTTTAACCGCTATATTGTATGCAGAAACGGGATCGATTATGTCGCCGTCCTTGCAGGCGGCACGGCAGGCTGATCTTGCAAGGATGTGGTGCATGAGTCCCGAAGGATCCTTACCTGCACCTGCAAGGTCTTCTTTTAAGTCTTTTTCCGTGCCCTGCCATCTTATGGGAACCGCCCTTATAATCCAAAGCCCTTTTTTGTCTTCACTTATATTAAAGCCCGCTTTTTGAAGCTCATGGAGGTTTAGTCTTATGATTTCATCGTCTTTTTCGGATTCCGTTTCGATGCGGTAAGGAATTAAAAGCTCCTGCGAGGGGCCGAGGCTTTTTTTTAAGCCTTCAAAAAGAATACGCTCGTGGGCGGCATGTTGGTCTATTATATAGAGGGCATTGTTTTTTTCGACAGCGATAAAGGTGCCGCAAAATTGGCCTAAAAATTTAAAATCGGATTTGGGGAGGTCTTGCGGCACAGCTGAGGTCTCATAAGCAGCAGCCGACAGTCTATGCTGTGCTGCTGACACTTCCTGAAAAGCTGCCGAGGCTTCAATCTGCCTTATGGGGGAGGACGGCCAATAGGTTTTTGTGCCGGCCGGATTATAGCTTTGGTTTAAATCGGCTGCTTCATATTCAGTTTTTTCAAAATCAAAGCCTTGCGTATATTCCGGTTGATAGCTTTCCTTTAAAAGATCGGAAACCGTTTTTTGTTTATAAAAAGAACTTATGGTAGAGCTTAGGCTGTGATGAATTTCTTTATAGTCTTCGAATTTTGCTTCCCTTTTTGCAGGATGAATATTGAAGTCGACTCTTTCCGGATCTACATTTAAAAACACAAAGGCTGCGGGAAAGCCTCCGTTGGGAAAATAGCCTTCCGAGGCATAGCAAAGGGCTTGAACAAGGCCGTATTCGTTTATCCGCCTTCCGTTTACAAAGATGTAGATATTCCGCTTGTCGGAGCGGACTACCGCGGGGCTTCCTAAAACAGCTTTAAAAGAAAAGCCGTCTCCTTCTTGGTTTATCTCGTAAAAAAGCTCTTCAGGTTCTTTAAGGCTCATGGCTGTAAGGCATCTTTCTTTTAAGGAAGAATGCGCCGGAAGAATTAGCTTATTTATTCCGTCCGCTATATAACGCATTTCGATATTGTAGTGGGGGAGGGCTTTTTCGACAAAGGTCTGACGGCATTGGGCAGCCTCATATTGAGGACGTTTTAAAAATTTTTTTCGGGCAGGGAAGTTTTCAAAAAGATTTTTAACTTCGACTGTTGTGCCCTTATTTAGGCGGGCAGGAGAAATCTTTCCTAAGGAAAGTTTCCAAGCTGCGGGGCCTTCGCGGGTGGAGGTAATTTCGAGGGAGCTTACAGCCTGCACCGATGAAAGGGCTTCACCTCTAAAGCCCAAGCTCCTTAAGTGGAGGAGGTCTTCAGCCTCTTCTATTTTGCTTGTGGAATGGGTATGGGTACAAAGCTCCAAGTCTTCCCTTGTCATTCCGCAGCCGTCATCGCTCACCCTGATTGAACTTACTCCGCCTTCTTCTATTTCCACTATAATTTGAGAGGCTCCCGCATCTATCGAGTTATCCAATAGTTCCCGCACAACAGAGGCCGGCCGCTCAATAACTTCTCCGGCGGCTATTTTGCTTGCGGTTTCTTTTGATAAGAGTTTTACGGGCTTGTATTCTCTCATGCCGGCTTCCTTTAAACGTTTTCCGTTACCGTAAACAGGTCGAGCTCCGGCTCTTCTTCTGGCAGTACTGGCTGGTTTAATAAGACTTCAATCTTTCCTTCCATTTTTTCTATATCTTTTTCGAGCCCTTTGGCAAGCTTTATGCCTTCTTCAAAGAGGGAAAGAGCCTTTTCCAAAGGAATATCGGAGGAGCGTATGTCATCGCTTATCTTTTCAAGTTTTTCCAGTCTTTCTTCAAATTTTTTCATATACAAATACTATCCTTTTTTTTGATGAGGGTCAAGTCTTCTTTATGAATTCCGATAGCGGCGGATAATTGACAAGCCATAGGGCTTATGCTAAACTATTAGTATGATGGATTTTAGTAGAAAGTTGCCTATAGGCGTACAGAGTTTTAAAGTAATCCGTGATGATAATTATCTCTATGTCGATAAGACCGAATATGTTTATAGATTGGCATCTTCGGGCAGAGTTTATTTTTTAAGCCGTCCGAGGCGTTTTGGAAAAAGTCTTTTTCTTTCTACTCTTGAAGCTTATTTTTTAGGGCAAAAAGAATTGTTTAAAGGCCTTGCCATTGAAAAGCTCGAAGAGTCGGAAAAAGAAAAAAGAGAAATCTGGCAGGAATATCCCGTTTTATATTTGGATCTTAATCTTGCAAAATATGAAACAAGGGAAGACCTTGAAAGCGTTTTAAATAATCATCTTTGCAGATGGGAAGAATTATATGATAAGAGCAATTCTGAAAATACTCTTGCAGAACGCTTTTTCGGCATCATACACCGTGCATACAAAAAAACCGGAAGGCAGGCAGTTATCCTTATAGACGAGTATGATAAGCCCCTTATTCACACTATGTGGAAGGATGCTGCCTTAAATGAAATCTATAAGACAATTCTTAAAGGTTTTTTCGGAGTTATAAAAACAGCCGACCAAGCAATACGCTTTGCCTTTTTAACCGGAGTTACCAAATTCAGCAAGGTAAGCATTTTCAGCGATTTAAACAATCTAAACGATATAAGTCAAAAGCCAGATTATGCCGGTATATGCGGAATAAGCCAAAAAGAATTATTGGAAACTTTCCGCCCCGAAATAGAAATCCTAGCCGAAAGAAACGAATTAAGCTATGAAGATTGTGTTTCAGCCTTAAAGAAAAGATATGACGGTTATTGTTTTTCTTATGGAACGGAAATGATGTATAACCCATTCAGTCTGCTCAATGTTTTTGATGGAAAACAATTTGAAGACTATTGGTTTGCAACAGGCACTCCGACCTTTTTGGTAAACGAATTAAAAAGAGCGGACTACAATATTCCCGACTTGGACGGAAACGTAGAGATGAATTCTGCTTTTTTATCCGATTACAGGGCAGGTGTGGACTCAATTATACCCGTATTGTTTCAATCGGGTTACTTGACTATAAAAGGCTATGATAAAGAATATAAGATGTACTTGTTGGGCTTTCCAAATGAGGAAGTGCGTTACGGTTTTTTGTATAATCTTTTACCCGAATATTCAAATATAAACTTTACAGATACCTCTTTTAATGTGGTACAGTTTACAAGGGATTTAAGAGCGGGAAAGGTAGATGAGTTTATGCAAAGATTAAAGTCGATAATGGCAAGCCTCCCCTACGGTACGGAAAAAAAAGACAGCAATGAAAGCATCGCCTTGAGGGAGCATAATTTTCAAGTTTGCATTTACTTGGTTTTTGCGTTGATGGGACAGTTTGTCGAAGTGGAAACTCCTTCATCTACAGGAAGAACCGATTGCGTTGTAAAAACAGAAAAGGCTGTTTACATCTTTGAGTTCAAACTAAAAGAAAGTGCGGAAGATGCCTTAAAACAAATCAAAGAAAAAAACTATGCCGAAAGGTACAAGGCTGAAAATAAAAATATAGTTCTTATAGGTGTAAGTTTCGATCCTGAAGAAAAAACCGTAAAAGAGTGGATAAGCGAAACATTGACATGATTTATAAATTCTGATAACATGTATCAAAGAGTGTAATTTTTGATAGATATAAAATGAGAGGAAAATAAATTGAATAAATAGACAAAAATAGCCGCCGATTACAGATTTTAACTTTCTTTTAAAACTAGATAACTTCTAAAAACTTGTTTTTTGAGAAGTGCTGTAATGGTGTGCCTTGTAAGTTGTAAACTTTTTTCTTTTGTCTAGGAGTTCAATATGTTAAAGAATTTTATTAAGTGCATCTGCACTGTTTTTAAATACGGAGCCTTTCCGGCTGTAGTCTTATTTTTTCTTTCGGTTTTTACGGGACTGACCCTTCCTTTTACGGTTTTATATACTCAAAAACTAATCGATTCTATAATTTTATTTTTAAAAGAGTCTGTTGTTTTGTCTTCCGTTTTATGGAATGCCGCTGTTTTAGCCCTTACCATTCTTTTTATGAATCATGTTAATTTTATAAGCAATATAGCCTTTATCTATCTTGAAAAAAAATTGACTTATAATTTATCCGAAGCTATTTTAACCAAGATGCTTAAGATAGAATTTGCATGTTTTGAGGATGCTGCATTACACGATGCATTAAAGGAAATCAGGAGCCGGCCTGCAAAAAAGGTTATAAATCTTTTTAAGGAATGCCGTGCCTTCCTTTGTGACAGCATAAAACTTTTTGGAATGGTTTTTATATTTGCAAGGGTTTCCCCTTGGCTGAGTCTCGGCTTTTTTGTTTTTTTAGTTTTGGATTTTATAAACGAATATATTGCAACAAAAAAAATCCAAGCTATCTATGCTTCTCAAGTTTTTGATGAAAGAGAACTCGAAGACTTAAGCTCCCTTCTTTCAAATAAGGATGCCTTGCCCGAATTAAAAATATTTTCCGCGATTCCTTTTATCGTAAAAAAATTTAAGGATAAGTATAAGGTTTTATTGAAGGAAAGAATATCGATTACTCTAAAATCTTACCGTTACATGGGGATTGCTTCCGTAATAATGATAGCATGGTTTTCTTTTTTAATCTTTGTTTTGATTCGGTTAATTATAAGAGGACAAGTGTCTGTAGGAATGTTTACAGGTCTTATAGCTTCAATAACGGAAATTTATTATTTGCTTGTATTTATGTCTCAAAGTTTTTGGGGCTTAATCGATGATAATAAGAGTATCGGCTTTTTGTATACATTTATGGATCTTCCCCATGATATTCATTATAAAGAAATGCGGTATGAGGAAAAAATTTTAGAACAAAACATTTTGGAACAAAACATTTTCGATAAAAAAAATGCAATCATTTTTGAAAATGTTTCTTTCCATTATCCTAATTCTGAAAAAAAAGTTTTAAAAAATATTTCTTTTAGGATAGAAGCGGGAGCTCACATTGCCTTGGTAGGAAAAAACGGCAGCGGAAAAACAAGTTTGATAAAACTGATTGCAGGACTTTATAAGCCTTCAGCCGGAAATATCTTTATAGGTTCAAAAAACATAAACTCTCTTTCCCGCGATGCCCTTCACAGGGAGTTTAGTGTTGTGTTTCAAGATTATGCAAGCTATCAGATGACCCTGCGTGAAAATGCAGCACTGGGAAGCATTGAATTTTTAAACGATGATGAACACCTAAAAAAATCCCTTGCCCTTATTTCCGATGATCCTGTTTTTGATGATCTGGATAAGCATCTTGGAAAATTGGAAGAATCTGGAACGGAGCTTTCAGGAGGACAAAAACAAAAACTTGCAATTGCGAGGGCTTGTGCCGCTAAAACTAATTTTATAATTTTTGATGAGCCTACGGCTTCCTTGGATCCTTCAGCCGAAAAAGAAATGTATCAAAATCTTCAAAAAATTATAGGTACTTCCAATAGGGGGCGGGGCTGTATTTTTATCTCGCACCGTCTTGCAAGTGCAAAAATGGCAGACATCATTTTTGTGCTCGATGAAGGGAGAATAATCGAAAAAGGCTCCCATGATGAACTTATAAAAAACGGCGGCCTTTATTCTAAAATGTACAAGGAGCAGGCTTCTTGGTATAAGAATGAGCTTGACACTAAAAAAGTTTTTATGAGAGGAAACTTATGAAAAATAATTATCTATACCGTTCTTTTAAATTTACTTTTGGGGTAAGCCCCGGTTCACATATTCTGGTTTTAATTGAAGAGATTTGGCAGGCCTTGTTTCATTCTATTGCAGCTCTTCTTTTAAGCGGTTTTATTGACACCGTTATAGCTTATTCTCAAAAAAGGGTTGAAGCAAAAAGTCTTTTACTTTATGCTTTGAGTTTTGCCTCCCTTTATGTCTTACAGGAATTATGGGCACTTGTTTATAACGGCACAATGAATATCGGAATGTATGAAAAACCGAATAATTATGCCAATCTTTTAATTGCCGAAAAAGCTTCACGCTTACGCTTAATCGAATTTGAAGATGCAAATATTTTAAACATGTATAAGTATGCTAAGGATAACATAGAAAACGAATATGTGCCTTATCTTGTAATGCGTATGATTTATATTTTTTGCCGATTTATCGAAATAGCTTCTTTAACATTTGTAATAAGCAAATTCGATTGGCGGCTTTTCTTTGTTGCAGGCATTTCGGTTATTCCTTATTTTATTACTCGCCTTATCCGCGGAAAAGAAATGTATAAATATAAATCGATTCAAATTCCTGAGGAGAGAAAACTGGATTATCTTTGGTCTCTTTTTACGGACAAGAGTGCGGGAAAAGAATTACGTATTTCAAGATCCGATGAGTACATAAAAGAAAAATGGCTTAAAAAGAACAAGGAAGTTTTTGATCCCTTTTGGAAGTTAAAGAAAAAAGATGCCTTTTCCGTTTTGTTTTGCGACATGCTTTCTTCTCTCGGATATGGAATTGCCGTTTTTATCTGTCTTTATCTTGCCTTAAATAAAACAATCAGTATTGGAAACTTTGGAGCGGCTATCGGTGCTTTTACTATGATTCAGTTTTGTATGCGGAATCTTTTGGAAGCCTTAGGCTCGATTTCAATGTATGCCGCCCATACAAAACATTTTTTCGATTTTTTGGATTTAGCCGAAGAAGCTCCTGCCGAAGAAACAGCCTCAGAGCTTAAAGGTTCAGTCTCCGTATCAAAAGAATCGGCCGCCGAATTTAAAAAATCGGCCGCCGAATCTAACGATTCGGCTTGTAGTTTAAAAAACTGCATCGAATTGAAAAATGTTTCTTTTTCATATCCGAATAAATATAAAAAAGCTATTGAGGATATAAATCTTTCCATTAGAAAAGGAGAAACAATAGCTCTTATAGGCGAAAACGGTTCGGGTAAGACCACTCTTTCTAAAATTATTTTAGGACTTTACGAGGCGGAC
The DNA window shown above is from Treponema denticola and carries:
- a CDS encoding RidA family protein, which gives rise to MKEIIATNKAPSAIGPYSQGIKANGFVFTSGQIPLDPATGAFPEGIKAQTRQSLLNVKAILEQAGTSIDKVIKTTVFLSDMNNFAAMNEVYAEIFGSSNHPSRSAVQVARLPKDALVEIEVIALA
- the mutL gene encoding DNA mismatch repair endonuclease MutL — encoded protein: MREYKPVKLLSKETASKIAAGEVIERPASVVRELLDNSIDAGASQIIVEIEEGGVSSIRVSDDGCGMTREDLELCTHTHSTSKIEEAEDLLHLRSLGFRGEALSSVQAVSSLEITSTREGPAAWKLSLGKISPARLNKGTTVEVKNLFENFPARKKFLKRPQYEAAQCRQTFVEKALPHYNIEMRYIADGINKLILPAHSSLKERCLTAMSLKEPEELFYEINQEGDGFSFKAVLGSPAVVRSDKRNIYIFVNGRRINEYGLVQALCYASEGYFPNGGFPAAFVFLNVDPERVDFNIHPAKREAKFEDYKEIHHSLSSTISSFYKQKTVSDLLKESYQPEYTQGFDFEKTEYEAADLNQSYNPAGTKTYWPSSPIRQIEASAAFQEVSAAQHRLSAAAYETSAVPQDLPKSDFKFLGQFCGTFIAVEKNNALYIIDQHAAHERILFEGLKKSLGPSQELLIPYRIETESEKDDEIIRLNLHELQKAGFNISEDKKGLWIIRAVPIRWQGTEKDLKEDLAGAGKDPSGLMHHILARSACRAACKDGDIIDPVSAYNIAVKTFALPEPLCPHGRPLYFIIDRAELFKRIKRT
- the xseB gene encoding exodeoxyribonuclease VII small subunit — encoded protein: MKKFEERLEKLEKISDDIRSSDIPLEKALSLFEEGIKLAKGLEKDIEKMEGKIEVLLNQPVLPEEEPELDLFTVTENV
- a CDS encoding ATP-binding protein; its protein translation is MDFSRKLPIGVQSFKVIRDDNYLYVDKTEYVYRLASSGRVYFLSRPRRFGKSLFLSTLEAYFLGQKELFKGLAIEKLEESEKEKREIWQEYPVLYLDLNLAKYETREDLESVLNNHLCRWEELYDKSNSENTLAERFFGIIHRAYKKTGRQAVILIDEYDKPLIHTMWKDAALNEIYKTILKGFFGVIKTADQAIRFAFLTGVTKFSKVSIFSDLNNLNDISQKPDYAGICGISQKELLETFRPEIEILAERNELSYEDCVSALKKRYDGYCFSYGTEMMYNPFSLLNVFDGKQFEDYWFATGTPTFLVNELKRADYNIPDLDGNVEMNSAFLSDYRAGVDSIIPVLFQSGYLTIKGYDKEYKMYLLGFPNEEVRYGFLYNLLPEYSNINFTDTSFNVVQFTRDLRAGKVDEFMQRLKSIMASLPYGTEKKDSNESIALREHNFQVCIYLVFALMGQFVEVETPSSTGRTDCVVKTEKAVYIFEFKLKESAEDALKQIKEKNYAERYKAENKNIVLIGVSFDPEEKTVKEWISETLT
- a CDS encoding ABC transporter ATP-binding protein produces the protein MLKNFIKCICTVFKYGAFPAVVLFFLSVFTGLTLPFTVLYTQKLIDSIILFLKESVVLSSVLWNAAVLALTILFMNHVNFISNIAFIYLEKKLTYNLSEAILTKMLKIEFACFEDAALHDALKEIRSRPAKKVINLFKECRAFLCDSIKLFGMVFIFARVSPWLSLGFFVFLVLDFINEYIATKKIQAIYASQVFDERELEDLSSLLSNKDALPELKIFSAIPFIVKKFKDKYKVLLKERISITLKSYRYMGIASVIMIAWFSFLIFVLIRLIIRGQVSVGMFTGLIASITEIYYLLVFMSQSFWGLIDDNKSIGFLYTFMDLPHDIHYKEMRYEEKILEQNILEQNIFDKKNAIIFENVSFHYPNSEKKVLKNISFRIEAGAHIALVGKNGSGKTSLIKLIAGLYKPSAGNIFIGSKNINSLSRDALHREFSVVFQDYASYQMTLRENAALGSIEFLNDDEHLKKSLALISDDPVFDDLDKHLGKLEESGTELSGGQKQKLAIARACAAKTNFIIFDEPTASLDPSAEKEMYQNLQKIIGTSNRGRGCIFISHRLASAKMADIIFVLDEGRIIEKGSHDELIKNGGLYSKMYKEQASWYKNELDTKKVFMRGNL
- a CDS encoding ABC transporter ATP-binding protein, with amino-acid sequence MKNNYLYRSFKFTFGVSPGSHILVLIEEIWQALFHSIAALLLSGFIDTVIAYSQKRVEAKSLLLYALSFASLYVLQELWALVYNGTMNIGMYEKPNNYANLLIAEKASRLRLIEFEDANILNMYKYAKDNIENEYVPYLVMRMIYIFCRFIEIASLTFVISKFDWRLFFVAGISVIPYFITRLIRGKEMYKYKSIQIPEERKLDYLWSLFTDKSAGKELRISRSDEYIKEKWLKKNKEVFDPFWKLKKKDAFSVLFCDMLSSLGYGIAVFICLYLALNKTISIGNFGAAIGAFTMIQFCMRNLLEALGSISMYAAHTKHFFDFLDLAEEAPAEETASELKGSVSVSKESAAEFKKSAAESNDSACSLKNCIELKNVSFSYPNKYKKAIEDINLSIRKGETIALIGENGSGKTTLSKIILGLYEADEGSVFWDGRDLNFLDKDALYKNISLTLQKPVQYNFSLRENVAISDLSRINEEVKIIEALKENDADYLLEKTGGLDGRLGRIFNGAELSGGEWQRLALSRCRFKNADFLILDEPTSALDPIEESLVLKRFISLIKNKTAVIISHRAGLCRLVDRITLMKEGRLIALGTHDELFSSCEEYRKLYSAQADLYRD